In Gossypium raimondii isolate GPD5lz chromosome 12, ASM2569854v1, whole genome shotgun sequence, a single window of DNA contains:
- the LOC105762958 gene encoding acetylserotonin O-methyltransferase has protein sequence MGDIKVRGKKEDEDEKAEVEIWNYVFGYAKIAVVKCAIELGIADAIDKHGSPMTLSQLTTTLKCEPPRLYRILRFLVHYQIFKEEPVTQDSIGFALTPLSRRLIRHGERSMAAFILLESSPVMLAPWHSLSARVLDSGNSPFETAHGKDVWSYAEENPGHSKLIDEAMACDARVAVRALIEGCPQVFDGIKSLVDVGGGNGTALSMLVKEFPWMHGINFDLPHVVAVAPKVDGIEYVGGDMFECVPRADAAFFMWVLHDWDDEECIQILKKCREAIPQDKGKVIIVESVLEEDENDKLEFVGLMLDMVMMAHTNKGKERTLKEWKYVLGEAGFTRINVKPIHAVQSIIEAYI, from the exons ATGGGAGATATAAaagtgagaggaaagaaagaagatgaagatgagaAAGCAGAAGTAGAGATTTGGAATTATGTATTTGGTTATGCTAAGATAGCAGTAGTTAAATGTGCCATTGAGCTTGGGATTGCTGATGCAATTGACAAGCATGGGAGCCCCATGACACTCTCTCAGCTAACCACTACCCTTAAATGTGAACCACCTCGTCTTTATCGTATTTTGAGGTTCTTGGTCCACTACCAAATATTCAAAGAGGAGCCCGTAACTCAAGATTCCATTGGTTTTGCACTGACGCCTTTGTCTCGTCGATTGATTCGACATGGCGAAAGGAGCATGGCGGCCTTCATTTTACTAGAGAGCAGCCCTGTTATGTTAGCACCATGGCATAGTCTAAGTGCTCGTGTCCTTGACAGTGGGAATTCACCGTTTGAGACGGCACACGGGAAGGATGTATGGAGCTATGCAGAGGAGAACCCTGGACATAGCAAACTCATAGACGAAGCAATGGCTTGCGATGCTAGAGTGGCGGTGCGTGCCTTAATCGAAGGATGTCCTCAAGTGTTTGATGGCATTAAAAGTTTGGTTGATGTTGGTGGAGGCAATGGGACTGCTTTATCTATGTTGGTAAAGGAATTCCCTTGGATGCATGGCATCAACTTCGATCTTCCCCATGTTGTTGCCGTTGCCCCGAAAGTCGATGGCATCGAATACGTAGGAGGAGACATGTTCGAGTGTGTCCCAAGGGCAGACGCTGCTTTCTTTATG TGGGTGTTGCATGACTGGGATGATGAGGAATGCATACAAATCCTAAAGAAATGTAGAGAAGCCATCCCACAAGACAAAGGGAAGGTCATAATTGTTGAATCTGtgcttgaagaagatgaaaatgaCAAGCTAGAATTTGTGGGGTTGATGTTAGACATGGTGATGATGGCACATACTAACAAAGGCAAAGAAAGGACCTTAAAGGAATGGAAGTATGTTCTTGGAGAGGCTGGATTCACCAGAATCAATGTAAAACCTATTCATGCTGTTCAATCTATCATTGAAGCTTATATTTAG